Part of the Brevibacillus brevis genome is shown below.
TTTTTGCTGGAGGGAGTGTTCGACGCCGTAGACGCTGCGGAGCAGGAAGAAGCAGGCAAGAGCACCTGACTTCCCCACTCCGCATGCCGGAAGAACAATGATGTCTTACGCTTTCGCATACCAGTACAGGGCGTATTCGGTCATCGTAGAGGGATGGCCCATCTGGCGCAGCATCGCCGTCATGTTGCCGCGGTGGTAGGTACCGTGGTTGACGACTTGCAGGATGATTTCCCCGTAGCTCGTATCCCGGATTCCCGCATACGGGTTGTCGAGGACGAGCGTTTGCTCCAGGTCCGGATGCTCGCGCAGGAACGACCGGTAGCCCTCGGAGAGCTCCTGGTACAGAGCCTCCAGCTCCTCAAGACTCAGCGCTTCCACCTGGGCCTCGCGAGCGCGTGTCGCTGCCATGGCGTCGTTCATGCTCGCTCCGTTCAGGATGTTCAGCCACGTGCAATCCACGATGTAAATGTGGGAAAGCGCTTTGGCCACGGTCGGAAACACGCTTTGAATTTCCTGTGTGTACAGTTCCCGCGGCAATTCCTTCAACCGGTTGATCATCGTTTGGTTGGCCCAAACGTGAAAGTCGTACATGGTACCCGGATAATTCGTCATGGACAGCATCCCCTTTAATTGCTTGATGCCTTCATTATAAATTCGCTTCCCTGACAAAGGCTGTCAGGGAATTTTGGTGTTGGGGAAAAAAGGTTGAGCAAGGCGGGGGACGTCTGATCACGGGGCTAGACAGGCGATTACACGGGTGTAGAAGCTCATTGAAATGGCTAGCTCGAGCTTTGGTACCGCACAATTTTATGAGTGATGGCTTTGACACCAATCGCTAAAAGAAAATAAGCAGGTACAGAGTAGAGATATTCCCAATTAGTAGGTTGATAACTTCCCAGCAGAACAACGAGGGGTTCTCCGACAAAGGACAAAAACAAGGAGAGGCCCATACTCGCTATCATGTATGACTTCCATGAATAAAAAATTTGATAGACAACCATGTATACACTCGGCAAAACAACAAGGTTTGCCGGAAACATAGGTGGAAATATGGGCTCTACGGAGTCCGGATAGCTCCATAAAACAAATGAACATCCGGTAACATCAAGCAATGTGGAAAATAACCCGGTTAATGAACCCATCAATGTAATCTCGACAAAACGGGATCGATCCACGACCTTGAACCATATCCATAACAAAATGACTGAAGAGACTCCTACCCACCAAGGAAAGGAGAATAGATCATCACGAATCCAATGCGCCAGTTCGGAATCACGCAATTCATACTGTCGCTGGATGATATGCTGAAAATCCTCGGACACCTGCCTGCACATCCTTTGTTGACAGTTTGGCATATTTTTCCCTGCTGGGATTGGGGTATGCAACAAATAGTGCAGGATAGAGAGTGGATACCAGATGCGTGAGTATAGTAGTTTGGCTGGTATAAACCAATCACAGTCATGGTGTGAAATCATGTATTTGTAGGCAGACAATTGGATGGAGCGTCTTTTTCCCAACTCCGAATTCCGATTTAAGCCCTACGGTATGACGACGACCCGCGGCTATGGAATCGTTAGACCACCGTTTCATCTTTAGCACCGCTTCTTTCGGTGACAGGTAATCCATAAGGTTGTATCCGGTACTACGAGCACAGTTCGCGTCATATTCTGAAAAAAGGAAGCAGGAGGAGGGAGTGCTGAGGTGAGTTGAGAAAAGTCAAGGTGCGCTTGCGGCCCATGGTAAGCAAGATCAATATGCCGACTGTTATAAAAACAGCTGTCCTTCCAGGGGATTCAATGGAGAGCTTGTTTATTGCCACCCAGGTAGGAGAGATCTTTTACATACGAGACGGAGCGATACGTACTTTTTTGGATATTCGCCCGCGAATCATCAAGCTGGGTGCCTCCAGTGGCGGATATGATGAACGGGGGTTGCTGGGGCTAGCGTTTCATCCCCGATTTTATCAGAACGGTCTTTTCTATCTTCATTTTTCCGTAGCCGGTACACAGGGTCCCGGAGCTCTTTCAGGTTCTTTTGAATCTTTTAAGCCTGATCCGTGTGATCCAAAAACTTTACACCTGAAGTGGGTAAACCGAGAAACTCAATACGATCATATCGATACGGTTGAAGAGTGGATTCTGCAATCGAATGGTCAGCTTCAAAAACGACGGACCCTCCTCAACGTAAGAAGACCCTTTCTCAATCATAACGGTGTCAACAGCTTGAACTTTTCACCGGAAACAGGAAACCTTGTGTTAACGACCGGAGATGGTGGATCAGGCTATGATCCATTCCATTTAAGTCAGAACGATATGGAAATCGCGGGCAAAATTATGGAAATTGACGTAGGGAAGAATCCATTTACAAATGCCCCGCCCGTAGTCACGCGTTTTGATGAACTTCCCGCACCTGTCCAGGAGACGCTTACGGTCATGGCCAAGGGGGTACGCAATATTCCTGGCATTGCCTATCAAAGGTTCTATCATCAATATATCAAACATGTGGGGATTGTCGGACAGGATTTGGTAGAGTCCATTTTTTCATTTCTTCATTATAAACCGATACCGGTCACCCAGCTTGTTCAAGCGTCTTTACTGAATGCTGAACTGGACCAAGAAGGTTTTATTAATTTTGGCTGGCGAGGGTGGGAGGGGGCGTTTCCTACTCCGATGATGAAGAGCTGCTCCGCCAATCCAGCCTTGGATGAGAAGATCATCGCGTATTACGATGAAGCAGTAAAAACGTCAGTAAGGCGCCTTCTGCCTGTCACCAGTTATTTTCATAAAGATCCAAGACCCGATAAATTTGGGGGAACCGCACTGACAGGAGTCCAGCCCTATATGGGGAACGAAATTCCCGATTTAACGGGAAGCCTTGTGTTTACCGATCTTGCCAGGAACGAAGGATCTCGCCCTCCAGCTCGAGGGGTTTTAGCTTATACCAGGGTACAGCCGGATTGTAAACTGAATGATTTTCATGTGATTGAAACCGATTACGATTTTGGAACTTCATCAGCCTATTATGTAAGCTTGGGAACGAATCTGGATCAAACCAAGCTTTATTTAGGCGTTTATGGATCAACGAAGGTTACTGATGTTAACCAAGGTACCGTTTTTGAAATTGTGTCATAATCCATCCCTGTAAAATTCGGCTGAATCATCCGTTTTCGTCACTTGCCAAAGCAGTAACAGGGTGTCCCGCGTAAATCAAGAGAGTCTTGTGCCACCCTCCAGAGGGTGGTTTTTTACTCCTGCTCGTTTTATTACG
Proteins encoded:
- a CDS encoding DinB family protein; amino-acid sequence: MTNYPGTMYDFHVWANQTMINRLKELPRELYTQEIQSVFPTVAKALSHIYIVDCTWLNILNGASMNDAMAATRAREAQVEALSLEELEALYQELSEGYRSFLREHPDLEQTLVLDNPYAGIRDTSYGEIILQVVNHGTYHRGNMTAMLRQMGHPSTMTEYALYWYAKA
- a CDS encoding PQQ-dependent sugar dehydrogenase translates to MRKVKVRLRPMVSKINMPTVIKTAVLPGDSMESLFIATQVGEIFYIRDGAIRTFLDIRPRIIKLGASSGGYDERGLLGLAFHPRFYQNGLFYLHFSVAGTQGPGALSGSFESFKPDPCDPKTLHLKWVNRETQYDHIDTVEEWILQSNGQLQKRRTLLNVRRPFLNHNGVNSLNFSPETGNLVLTTGDGGSGYDPFHLSQNDMEIAGKIMEIDVGKNPFTNAPPVVTRFDELPAPVQETLTVMAKGVRNIPGIAYQRFYHQYIKHVGIVGQDLVESIFSFLHYKPIPVTQLVQASLLNAELDQEGFINFGWRGWEGAFPTPMMKSCSANPALDEKIIAYYDEAVKTSVRRLLPVTSYFHKDPRPDKFGGTALTGVQPYMGNEIPDLTGSLVFTDLARNEGSRPPARGVLAYTRVQPDCKLNDFHVIETDYDFGTSSAYYVSLGTNLDQTKLYLGVYGSTKVTDVNQGTVFEIVS
- a CDS encoding CBO0543 family protein: MSEDFQHIIQRQYELRDSELAHWIRDDLFSFPWWVGVSSVILLWIWFKVVDRSRFVEITLMGSLTGLFSTLLDVTGCSFVLWSYPDSVEPIFPPMFPANLVVLPSVYMVVYQIFYSWKSYMIASMGLSLFLSFVGEPLVVLLGSYQPTNWEYLYSVPAYFLLAIGVKAITHKIVRYQSSS